One window of the Candidozyma auris chromosome 6, complete sequence genome contains the following:
- a CDS encoding proteasome regulatory particle lid subunit RPN12, with the protein MALPKLAGELYQLYDQNKYDECQRLLPAIKMELIKHNLLVPVPSNSKTPDQLNDLKISERILEIGALSSLLSHNYAGFENFFASLRPFYTSTVLHGKSETNSDATKIIALYLLYLLSQGLISKFHVELETIYNSPSFNVDKDKYLNYPIDLERNLMEGNYIKIWKLLQHEDSLPCKEFHLFTQTLINTLRYEIAKSIEKSNDSIPVSNCRTLLYFPQEQSDRAFEEALKQDLEVEDWEFKNGIIYFNNKASQSATTTDNTSVISNVLNYAEQIESIV; encoded by the coding sequence ATGGCCCTTCCTAAGCTCGCAGGAGAATTGTACCAATTGTATGACCAGAACAAGTATGACGAGTGCCAGCGTCTTCTTCCGGCAATAAAGATGGAGTTGATCAAGCACAACTTACTTGTTCCAGTTCCTTCCAACTCGAAGACTCCCGACCAGCTAaacgacttgaagatctccGAGCGAATTCTTGAAATCGGTGCCTTACTGTCGTTGTTGTCTCACAATTATGCTGGGTTCGAgaacttctttgcttcATTGCGTCCTTTCTACACCTCTACGGTGTTGCATGGAAAATCAGAAACCAACTCAGATGCCACCAAGATAATCGCATTGTACTTGCTCTACTTACTTTCACAAGGACTTATAAGCAAATTTCATGTGGAGTTAGAAACCATATACAACAGCCCACTGTTCAATGTCGACAAGGACAAGTACTTGAACTATCCTATTGATTTGGAGAGAAACTTGATGGAGGGCAATTACATCAAAATTTGGAAGTTGCTACAGCACGAGGACTCCTTGCCATGTAAGGAATTTCATCTTTTCACCCAAaccttgatcaacaccTTAAGATACGAAATCGCCAAGTCGATTGAGAAGTCCAACGACTCCATTCCCGTGTCAAATTGCAGAACGTTGCTCTACTTCCCCCAAGAGCAGTCCGACAGGGCCTTTGAGGAGGCGTTGAAGCAGGATTTAGAGGTGGAAGACTGGGAGTTCAAAAATGGCATCATctacttcaacaataaGGCGTCTCAAAGTGCAACGACAACTGACAACACATCAGTTATCAGCAATGTGTTGAACTACGCAGAACAAATCGAGTCGATTGTATAA
- the YKE2 gene encoding tubulin-binding prefolding complex subunit YKE2 has protein sequence MSNVAEQFEQLSLDFSKSQNQIQELAAARSQLETQLQENKIVLDEFEELDEDAKIYKMTGPVLLPHDYTEAKLNVTKRIEFIEGEIKRVEAKIEAQQKSMEETRGKLLQTKAQMQQAQ, from the coding sequence ATGTCTAACGTGGCCGAACAATTTGAGCAACTCTCATTGGATTTCAGCAAATCGCAGAACCAGATCCAAGAGCTCGCAGCCGCCAGATCACAGCTCGAGAcgcaacttcaagaaaacaagattgtacttgatgagtttgaggaaTTGGACGAGGATGCCAAAATCTACAAGATGACAGGGCCTGTGCTCTTGCCACATGATTACACCGAGGCCAAGCTCAACGTGACCAAAAGAATTGAGTTTATCGAGGGAGAAATCAAGCGGGTGGAGGCGAAGATCGAGGCCCAGCAGAAACTGATGGAAGAGACGAGAGGGAAGCTTCTACAGACCAAGGCGCAAATGCAGCAGGCACAATGA
- a CDS encoding ubiquinone biosynthesis protein COQ9, with the protein MFRTLRLWTKPTALRSYHSVSHPNILINKKAPESVLLTKALDYIPQHGFNKKCIDDAVRDLGYADSLQSVIAANPSNESPELQLTLFWLKFQRQKLYDHVLDPKSPFHAIPDEYDRAAYLLKERLSYNRPIVGQLASGLSQLVLPYNWSASLSELHALSDDIAYYAGDMSNDSAWYAKRLLLSSIYVKSELYMLSDTSPDFSSTSSFVDRNVSAVKFMGNSYNAVEQWSAFNAISLVNLIRSQLARG; encoded by the coding sequence ATGTTTAGAACCCTTCGCCTTTGGACGAAACCGACTGCTCTTCGAAGCTATCACTCTGTGTCCCACCCAAATATCcttatcaacaaaaaagcGCCTGAGCTGGTCCTTCTCACAAAGGCTTTGGACTATATCCCCCAGCAcggcttcaacaagaagtgTATTGACGACGCCGTGAGAGACTTGGGCTACGCGGACTCTTTGCAGAGCGTGATTGCTGCCAACCCTTCAAATGAGCTGCCTGAGCTCCAACTCACGCTTTTCTGGCTCAAGTTCCAGAGGCAGAAGCTCTACGACCATGTGCTCGACCCAAAGCTGCCCTTCCACGCTATTCCTGACGAGTACGACAGAGCAGCCTATCTCTTAAAGGAAAGACTCTCGTATAACAGACCCATAGTGGGCCAGTTGGCCCTGGGGCTTTCTCAGTTGGTGCTTCCCTACAACTGGAGCGCTTCTCTCTCCGAGCTCCATGCCTTGAGCGACGACATCGCCTACTACGCTGGCGACATGTCCAACGACAGCGCCTGGTACGCCAagcgtcttcttcttctgtctATATACGTGAAGCTGGAGCTCTACATGCTCCTGGACACCTCCCCAGATTTCAGCTCGACCCTGCTGTTTGTTGACCGCAATGTTCTGGCAGTCAAGTTCATGGGCAACTCGTACAACGCTGTGGAGCAGTGGTCTGCCTTCAACGCCATTTCCCTCGTCAACTTGATCCGTTCACAACTTGCAAGGGGATAA
- the DFG10 gene encoding putative polyprenol reductase, whose translation MDFLHDLKLDERIENFDLRWVISAGFLQASALAIFFQKYPDFHALLRYGKTAQQKQVSPDTPLAKLVDKFAAIQVPKSWFSHYYVFFTALQWAQGYYIWSQNVATTKFTVIWSLMTLQATRRAIESYTVTKWSEKSKMHITHYFIGLLYYLGISSNCFFGLLEQHEPLLLNWKYYLLIVVFVVFYLDQFLNHRHLASLVKYSVPTFNLFRVVSCAHYFDEIIIYLTILLISFLQKPYTVPDWNFIASWIFVVTNLSVTAYNTWVYYKQKFDDYNTKYAIIPYVL comes from the coding sequence ATGGATTTTCTTCACGATCTCAAACTCGATGAACGTATTGAAAACTTTGATCTTCGCTGGGTGATCTCGGCTGGCTTTCTTCAGGCTTCCGCTTTGgccatttttttccagAAGTACCCTGATTTCCATGCCCTACTCAGATACGGGAAAACAGCACAACAGAAACAGGTTTCTCCAGATACCCCACTAGCAAAGTTGGTGGATAAGTTTGCTGCCATTCAGGTCCCCAAGTCGTGGTTTCTGCATTACTATGTGTTTTTCACAGCTCTTCAATGGGCGCAGGGCTACTATatctggctgcaaaacgtTGCCACGACAAAGTTCACAGTCATTTGGTCGCTCATGACTCTTCAGGCAACACGACGGGCCATCGAGAGCTACACTGTGACCAAATGGAGCGAGAAGCTGAAGATGCACATCACCCACTACTTTATTGGGCTCCTATACTACCTTGGGATTTCTTCGaactgcttctttggactACTCGAACAACACGAGCCTCTTCTATTGAACTGGAAGTACTATTTGCTTATTGTTGTGTTTGTGGTCTTCTATCTCGACCAATTTTTGAACCATCGTCATTTGGCCTCGCTTGTCAAGTACTCCGTACCAACATTCAACTTGTTCAGGGTAGTCTCGTGTGCCCACTATTTTGACGAAATCATTATTTACTTGACTATTCTTCTTATTCTGTTTCTCCAGAAGCCATACACTGTTCCTGACTGGAATTTTATCGCCAGCTGGATCTTTGTCGTGACCAATTTGAGTGTTACCGCGTACAACACCTGGGTTTACTACAAGCAGAAGTTTGACGATTACAACACAAAATATGCCATCATCCCTTATGTACTTTAA
- the VPS28 gene encoding ESCRT-I subunit protein VPS28, protein MSGLPAYAPTATTSYTPADNPDVNSHQEFSKSSLFSTTIHKAVYESLCEIYSIATVLEMIENSYLKDYITDKEKYTSTVMRLINQYQMLVKSFGKTPTHKAVLSEILPGIEEDHSSILQLLQETFRLHVPLASERLTSGVPATIQQFHTVVESTSEHKGATSVAQASNSASASARLVAEATGSFITLMDALKLNYKTKAQLHPLLSDLVVSLNDLVSKDNDTTTPIDFPGKSKLVGWLIKLNNLEENQELAQEEIDQFLDELDGAYKGFFNSLE, encoded by the coding sequence ATGTCTGGTCTTCCGGCTTACGCCCCAACGGCGACTACTTCCTATACTCCAGCAGACAATCCTGATGTTAACTCTCACCAGGAGTTCTCCAAATCGTCTTTATTCCTGACTACGATCCACAAAGCCGTATATGAGTCCTTGTGTGAGATCTACTCCATCGCAACGGTTTTGGAGATGATTGAGAATTCCTACTTGAAAGACTACATAACCGATAAAGAGAAGTACACATCAACAGTTATGCGCTTGATTAACCAGTACCAGATGCTCGTAAAGAGCTTTGGGAAAACCCCGACCCACAAGGCTGTCCTCTCAGAGATCTTACCAGGCATTGAGGAGGATCATTCTAGCATCCTACAACTTTTGCAGGAAACGTTTAGACTACATGTTCCACTTGCCTCTGAAAGGCTCACTTCTGGTGTTCCTGCTACGATACAGCAATTTCATACAGTTGTCGAGAGTACATCGGAGCATAAGGGAGCCACTAGTGTCGCTCAGGCACTGAACTCAGCGCTGGCGCTGGCAAGATTGGTGGCAGAAGCTACAGGAAGTTTCATTACTCTTATGGATGCATTGAAGCTCAATTACAAAACCAAAGCACAACTACACCCGCTTTTAAGCGATTTGGTAGTTAGCTTGAATGACTTGGTGCTGAAAGATAATGATACAACCACACCGATTGACTTCCCTGGCAAGTCAAAACTTGTTGGGTggctcatcaagctcaacaacttggaaGAGAATCAGGAGTTAGCCCAGGAAGAGATTGATCAGTTTCTCGACGAGCTCGACGGGGCATACAAGGGCTTCTTTAACTCTCTAGAATAG
- a CDS encoding purine-cytosine permease has product MDEEKDVGLKKSSVDSFEKSLEDSGHAEAQETSLNVFDKWASKLNAETKGVDLVLDDEKTDCSIWNAASMWLSANLVIATFSLGALGVTVFGLSFFQCIMVIIFFSLLGASPVAFFSIFGCRLGLRQMILSKYLLGNYGMRIFAFINMIACVGWGAVNIMASAQLLNIANNGALPPWAGCLILVICTILVTFFGYHVIHYYERWSWIPNLAIFIAIICRMAMAKTFTWGETKGGETTAGNVLSFGGTIFGFASGWTTYASDYTVYQPRNANAYRIFFGILAGLLLPLIFTLILGAACATGTLTNPEWASLYEEKAVGGLVYSILVQDSLHGFGQFLCVLLALSTVANNIPNMYSVAMSAQAFSSYLRIVPRVVWTVCANFVTLAICIPAYYHFESVMENFMNLIAYYLAIYEAMCLSQHFIWNRGRWSAYDYENYMDKRVYPVGLAGVFGFCCGVAGVVVGMNQVWYSGPIGRQIGERGGDIGFELGAGFAFVGFNLMRPIEMKYLGR; this is encoded by the coding sequence ATGGACGAGGAGAAAGACGTGGGcctcaagaagagctcagTTGACTCGTTTGAAAAGTCTTTGGAGGACTCTGGCCACGCAGAGGCCCAGGAAACATCGCTTAACGTTTTCGACAAGTGGGCTTCCAAGCTCAACGCTGAGACAAAGGGCGTGGACTTGGTGCTAGACGATGAAAAAACTGACTGCTCCATCTGGAACGCTGCTTCCATGTGGCTCTCTGCCAACTTGGTCATTGCCACGTTTTCCTTGGGCGCCTTGGGTGTCACTGTGTTTGGGCTTTCGTTTTTCCAGTGTATCATGGtgatcatcttcttctcgttgtTGGGAGCATCGCCAGtggccttcttctccatatTTGGGTGCCGCTTGGGGCTTCGTCAGATGATTCTTTCCAAGTACCTTTTGGGTAACTACGGCATGAGAATCTttgccttcatcaacatgaTAGCCTGTGTGGGCTGGGGTGCCGTCAACATTATGGCCTCTGCGCAGTTGTTGAACATTGCCAACAATGGAGCTCTTCCCCCATGGGCTGggtgcttgattttggtcATTTGCACTATTTTGGTGACATTCTTTGGCTACCATGTTATTCATTATTACGAGCGGTGGTCGTGGATCCCCAACTTGGCCATTTTCATTGCCATCATCTGCCGTATGGCCATGGCCAAAACCTTCACCTGGGGCGAGACTAAAGGTGGTGAAACCACCGCTGGTAACGTTTTGTCCTTTGGCGGTACCATTTTCGGTTTCGCCAGTGGCTGGACAACTTATGCTTCGGACTACACCGTCTACCAACCTCGTAATGCTAACGCATACCGTATCTTTTTCGGCATATTGGCTGGTCTCTTGCTCCCTTTGATCTTCACTTTGATCTTGGGCGCTGCTTGCGCTACCGGTACTTTAACTAACCCTGAATGGGCCTCTCTCTATGAGGAAAAGGCCGTGGGAGGCCTTGTTTACTCCATCCTCGTTCAGGATTCACTTCACGGCTTTGGCCAGTTCTTGTGTGTTTTGTTGGCTCTTTCGACTGTTGCCAACAATATACCGAACATGTACTCTGTTGCAATGAGTGCACAGGCTTTCTCTTCCTACTTGAGAATCGTACCCCGTGTTGTGTGGACGGTTTGCGCCAACTTCGTCACTTTAGCCATCTGCATCCCAGCCTACTACCATTTCGAGTCTGTCATGGAGAACTTCATGAACTTGATCGCCTACTACTTGGCCATTTACGAGGCCATGTGTCTCTCTCAACATTTCATCTGGAACAGAGGCCGCTGGTCTGCTTACGATTACGAAAACTACATGGATAAGCGTGTGTACCCTGTCGGATTGGCTGGTGTTTTTGGTTTCTGCTGTGGTGTTGCTGGTGTTGTCGTTGGCATGAACCAGGTGTGGTACAGTGGTCCAATTGGCAGACAAATAGGTGAAAGAGGTGGCGATATTGGGTTTGAATTAGGCGCAGGTTTTGCATTTGTTGGTTTCAACTTGATGAGACCAATCGAGATGAAGTATTTGGGAAGGTAG
- the NUO1 gene encoding Nuo1p, whose product MSYTKAYEPVRGDVAQSDYELIDADPYFTRVVSYFRPSDIAAWGATTAAFPLGLAAWERLEPVAGAFKKPGRVPGSALRAATLMGFFGGFYLAYIRSSRRFLGWSENAREVKKDRYEIKKLLSQGKLPYHQNESSLDDRMKDIANRNSQYSFTALFVLPWFNMAYHPYHGVDIKKYYETREGEESWGFNLKPYEEIVAKYSKTVE is encoded by the coding sequence ATGTCGTACACTAAAGCCTACGAGCCCGTCAGAGGCGACGTTGCCCAGTCAGACTACGAGCTCATTGATGCTGACCCTTACTTTACGAGGGTGGTGTCGTATTTCAGACCGTCAGACATAGCTGCTTGGGGAGCCACCACGGCTGCATTTCCCTTGGGCCTTGCTGCTTGGGAGAGATTGGAGCCAGTCGCTGGCGCTTTTAAGAAGCCAGGCAGAGTTCCAGGTTCGGCTTTGAGAGCTGCAACCTTAATGGGCTTTTTCGGAGGATTCTACCTTGCGTACATTAGATCGAGCAGGAGATTCTTGGGATGGTCTGAAAACGCCAgagaagtgaagaaggacaGATACgaaatcaaaaagttgTTGTCGCAAGGAAAGTTACCTTACCACCAGAATGAATCTTCGTTGGACGACAGAATGAAGGATATTGCCAACAGAAACTCTCAGTATTCCTTCACTGCATTGTTTGTTCTTCCTTGGTTCAACATGGCGTACCACCCATACCACGGTGTcgacatcaagaagtactATGAGACCAGAGAGGGAGAGGAGAGTTGGGGTTTCAACTTAAAGCCCTACGAGGAGATCGTGGCAAAATACTCCAAGACTGTCGAGTAA